From a region of the Mercurialis annua linkage group LG1-X, ddMerAnnu1.2, whole genome shotgun sequence genome:
- the LOC126665045 gene encoding DAR GTPase 2, mitochondrial isoform X1, translated as MSIRGSSKNSYIKMLFREIGNKLKKAARNREQGWYTSHMAAASRAIAERIPLVDFVIEVRDARLPLSSECQLLINYSDSSRRIVVMNKMDLANRSQLKEWISYFEERNCVSYALNSHNTDNVKQFLNFLQAQIRRLKSIESGSTITMMLIGIPNVGKSAIAKSLHHIGRISALEKGKLKHVKVSPHPGETKDISSFKIGSHPNIYVLDTPGIFPPQILDAEIYFKLALTGAIQAGLIGYRELAQYFLAVLNLSDEYKKWTMSPTHEKGKSITDNGAESSRDEHQGVEEKKQHLTDHTQDFIVHDVRRKLFETISSFDGDMQNQADLEKLIELQFAALTESFHLPTELGDDVHYKIATKLLNLYRTGRLGHYSLDPLTLRQ; from the exons ATGAGTATTAGAGGTAGCAGTAAAAACAGCTACATAAAAATGTTGTTCAGGGAGATAGGCAATAAATTGAAGAAAGCAGCACGAAACCGAGAACAAGGATGGTACACTTCTCACATGGCAGCTGCCTCTAGGGCCATTGCCGAACGGATCCCATTGGTTGATTTTGTTATTGAAGTGAGGGATGCCAGA ctTCCTTTGTCTTCGGAGTGTCAGCTTCTGATTAACTACTCGGATTCTTCCCGACGAATTGTAGTTATGAACAAAATGGACCTTGCTAATCGCTCCCAGCTCAAG GAATGGATTTCATATTTTGAGGAACGAAATTGTGTTTCTTATGCGCTCAATTCTCATAATACGGATAATGTCAAACAG TTCCTCAACTTCTTACAAGCACAAATCAGAAGATTGAAGAGCATTGAGTCTGGTAGTACAATAACAATGATGTTGATTGGGATTCCTAATGTTGGTAAGTCGGCCATCGCCAAGTCGTTGCACCATATCGGTAGGATTAGTGCGTTAG AGAAAGGAAAGTTGAAGCATGTAAAAGTGAGTCCACATCCTGGAGAAACAAAAGATATCAGCAGCTTTAAG ATCGGTAGCCATCCCAATATTTATGTGCTGGACACTCCAGGTATTTTCCCGCCTCAGATTCTTGATGCTGAAATCTACTTCAAGCTAGCCTTAACAG GAGCAATCCAAGCTGGTTTGATCGGGTACAGGGAACTTGCTCAATACTTTCTGGCTGTTCTCAATCTAAGCGACGAATATAAGAAATGGACGATGTCGCCTACCCATGAAAAAGGTAAATCAATTACAGACAACGGTGCAGAAAGTTCAAGGGATGAGCATCAGGGGGTGGAAGAGAAAAAGCAACACCTCACAGATCATACACAG GATTTCATAGTGCATGATGTCCGGCGGAAGCTTTTTGAAACTATTTCATCTTTTGATGGTGATATGCAAAATCAAGCGGATTTGGAGAAGCTCATCGAATTGCAGTTTGCAGCCTTGACAGAATCTTTTCACTTGCCCACGGAACTAGGCGACGATGTTCATTATAAGATTGCTACCAAGTTACTTAATCTGTATCGAACTGGGAGGCTTGGACATTACAGTTTAGACCCTTTGACATTACGACAATAA
- the LOC126665045 gene encoding DAR GTPase 2, mitochondrial isoform X2, which yields MSIRGSSKNSYIKMLFREIGNKLKKAARNREQGWYTSHMAAASRAIAERIPLVDFVIEVRDARLPLSSECQLLINYSDSSRRIVVMNKMDLANRSQLKEWISYFEERNCVSYALNSHNTDNVKQFLNFLQAQIRRLKSIESGSTITMMLIGIPNVEKGKLKHVKVSPHPGETKDISSFKIGSHPNIYVLDTPGIFPPQILDAEIYFKLALTGAIQAGLIGYRELAQYFLAVLNLSDEYKKWTMSPTHEKGKSITDNGAESSRDEHQGVEEKKQHLTDHTQDFIVHDVRRKLFETISSFDGDMQNQADLEKLIELQFAALTESFHLPTELGDDVHYKIATKLLNLYRTGRLGHYSLDPLTLRQ from the exons ATGAGTATTAGAGGTAGCAGTAAAAACAGCTACATAAAAATGTTGTTCAGGGAGATAGGCAATAAATTGAAGAAAGCAGCACGAAACCGAGAACAAGGATGGTACACTTCTCACATGGCAGCTGCCTCTAGGGCCATTGCCGAACGGATCCCATTGGTTGATTTTGTTATTGAAGTGAGGGATGCCAGA ctTCCTTTGTCTTCGGAGTGTCAGCTTCTGATTAACTACTCGGATTCTTCCCGACGAATTGTAGTTATGAACAAAATGGACCTTGCTAATCGCTCCCAGCTCAAG GAATGGATTTCATATTTTGAGGAACGAAATTGTGTTTCTTATGCGCTCAATTCTCATAATACGGATAATGTCAAACAG TTCCTCAACTTCTTACAAGCACAAATCAGAAGATTGAAGAGCATTGAGTCTGGTAGTACAATAACAATGATGTTGATTGGGATTCCTAATGTTG AGAAAGGAAAGTTGAAGCATGTAAAAGTGAGTCCACATCCTGGAGAAACAAAAGATATCAGCAGCTTTAAG ATCGGTAGCCATCCCAATATTTATGTGCTGGACACTCCAGGTATTTTCCCGCCTCAGATTCTTGATGCTGAAATCTACTTCAAGCTAGCCTTAACAG GAGCAATCCAAGCTGGTTTGATCGGGTACAGGGAACTTGCTCAATACTTTCTGGCTGTTCTCAATCTAAGCGACGAATATAAGAAATGGACGATGTCGCCTACCCATGAAAAAGGTAAATCAATTACAGACAACGGTGCAGAAAGTTCAAGGGATGAGCATCAGGGGGTGGAAGAGAAAAAGCAACACCTCACAGATCATACACAG GATTTCATAGTGCATGATGTCCGGCGGAAGCTTTTTGAAACTATTTCATCTTTTGATGGTGATATGCAAAATCAAGCGGATTTGGAGAAGCTCATCGAATTGCAGTTTGCAGCCTTGACAGAATCTTTTCACTTGCCCACGGAACTAGGCGACGATGTTCATTATAAGATTGCTACCAAGTTACTTAATCTGTATCGAACTGGGAGGCTTGGACATTACAGTTTAGACCCTTTGACATTACGACAATAA
- the LOC126665047 gene encoding adenylate kinase isoenzyme 6 homolog, producing the protein MAQDSNKRTKPNILITGTPGTGKTTTSSALAEATQFLHINIGDLVKEKNLHDGWDDQLDCHVINEDLVCDELEDIMEEGGNIVDYHGCDFFPERWFDYVVVLQTDNPILYDRLSKRGYSENKITNNIECEIFQILLEEAKESYKEDIVVALRSDSVEDISRNVATLTNWARSWQPVVL; encoded by the exons ATGGCGCAAGATAGCAACAAGAGAACGAAACCAAATATACTGATAACGGGAACTCCCGGAACAGGAAAAACGACGACGTCTTCTGCTCTAGCGGAAGCCACTCAGTTTCTCCACATAAATATCGGGGATTTGGTCAAAGAGAAGAACTTGCACGACGGCTGGGACGATCAGTTGGATTGCCACGTCATCAATGAGGATCTG GTATGTGATGAGCTTGAAGACATAATGGAAGAAGGTGGAAATATAGTTGATTATCATGGTTGTGATTTCTTTCCGGAGCGATGGTTTGATTATGTTGTAGTGCTTCAAACTGATAATCCCATCTTGTACGATCGGTTAAGCAAGAG GGGGTACTCGGAAAACAAGATTACAAACAATATTGAATGTGAAattttccaaattttgttgGAGGAGGCTAAAGAAAGTTACAAAGAAGATATTGTTGTGGCATTACGGAGTGATTCGGTCGAGGATATAAGTAGAAATGTTGCTACTTTGACAAACTGGGCGAGGAGCTGGCAACCTGTCGTAttataa
- the LOC126677437 gene encoding exonuclease V, chloroplastic, giving the protein MAESPSQDVATNTTVPIEIVSEEEMAFLEAALAATRSSSCIIPAILSPSRSLLFQENARSIRTITSLSKRRLIQSDIEDLGDSKSTQKKNRAADSFYLKFRKKNGLSVTDITSTEWCQKQMELVLQYGKKKMTKPMKAGHDRHVKLEEEVVKKVRVIISSAEDAWALKFLNFITGANQLLFEGLTREIPVVGYLEGVWIVGIIDEIRIPEGENKNPLLVDTKTRKRDTLPAEPQKRNGRLQLMCYKKLWDNLVADKFPFKSFFEFFSLDPHYVLSKEIRENTANAGIPAETLDEIVRYFRTTCKTLLPADNEMLLRYEWQNDYSVIGEDLFAYDPDWLNSQIHECLEFWLGEREASFVPEEERWKCHHCQYASKCPLNDVSATSSSAESISLISSQS; this is encoded by the exons ATGGCCGAGTCACCCTCTCAAGACGTTGCTACAAATACCACTGTCCCGATTGAGATCGTGAGTGAAGAAGAAATGGCTTTTCTCGAAGCAGCTTTAGCAGCAACTCGCTCTTCTTCTTGCATCATCCCTGCCATTTTGTCTCCTTCTCGTTCCCTTTTGTTTCAAGAAAATGCCAGGTCAATCAGGACAATCACTTCCCTGTCCAAAAGAAGGTTAATTCAGTCTGATATTGAAGATTTAGGTGATTCCAAAAGCACCCAGAAGAAGAATAGAGCGGCTGATTCTTTTTATCTCAAGTTCAGAAAGAAAAATGGGCTGTCTGTAACTGATATTACTTCTACG GAATGGTGTCAAAAACAAATGGAGCTTGTACTCCAATATGGAAAAAAGAAAATGACTAAACCTATGAAAGCAGGCCATGATCGCCATGTCAAATTGGAAGAAGAG GTTGTTAAGAAAGTTAGAGTTATTATTAGTTCTGCAGAAGATGCATGGGCTTTGAAGTTTCTAAATTTCATAACTGGTGCCAATCAATTATTGTTTGAAGGACTAACACGTGAGATTCCAGT AGTGGGCTATTTAGAAGGGGTGTGGATTGTCGGAATAATTGATGAGATCCGAATACCGGaaggagaaaataaaaatcCATTGCTAGTGGACACAAAAACTCGTAAGCGAGACACCCTTCCGGCTGAACCACAAAAAAGAAATGGAAG GCTACAATTAATGTGCTATAAGAAGTTGTGGGACAATTTAGTTGCTGATAAATTTCCCTTCAAAAGTTTTTTCGAGTTCTTTTCCTTGGACCCGCACTATGTGTTGTCTAAAGAAATCAGAGAGAACACTGCTAATGCAGGCATCCCAGCAGAG ACACTTGATGAGATAGTGAGGTACTTCAGAACTACATGCAAAACGCTGCTTCCTGCAGACAATGAGATGTTATTGAG ATACGAGTGGCAAAATGATTACTCTGTGATTGGCGAAGATCTATTTGCATATGATCCCGATTGGCTCAATAGTCAAATTCATGAATGTCTTGAATTCTGGTTGGGTGAACGAGAAGCCAGTTTCGTTCCGGAGGAAGAGAGATGGAAATGCCACCATTGTCAATATGCTTCGAAGTGCCCTTTGAACGATGTCTCTGCAACATCAAGCTCTGCAGAAAGCATTAGCCTGATAAGCAGTCAGAGCtag
- the LOC126678352 gene encoding vicilin-like seed storage protein At2g28490, whose protein sequence is MIMGKNRVTAAVLVFLAVVLCYGSVTAMSKGLHREDPAAEEGKKGGEDWFLLQDSKRVVKTDAGDVRVVKNFGGRLLEREMHIGFITMEPKSLFVPQYLDSNLIIFIQTGEAKIGMIYRSELAERTLKMGDIYRIPAGSAFYLVNTGEGQRLHVICSIDPSEGLGWGTLQSFFIGGGTYPTSILSGFEPKTLATAFNATIEEVEELMSSQRAGPIIYLEDSRAPSIWTKYFQMKEKDRLKHMKRMMGESIEVEEESISPWWSWRKLLDPLFGQDDNEKKRRQTKGKSPDSYNIYKRKADFKNNYGSSIALDDTDYDPLKNSGIGVYYVNLTAGSMMAPHLNPTATEYGVVLSGTGVIQIVYPNGTQAMKAKVAVGDVFWIPRYFPFCQIASRTGPFEFFGFTTSARKNRPQFLAGSNSILNSLRGPELAASFGMPEDRLWNLIKAQREAVILPSASASPPDEMEKEVPRMKINSFGKAVMLDLD, encoded by the exons ATGATCATGGGGAAAAATAGAGTTACGGCAGCAGTACTGGTGTTCTTAGCGGTGGTTTTGTGCTATGGGTCAGTCACAGCCATGTCAAAGGGCTTGCACAGAGAAGATCCGGCGGCGGAGGAAGGAAAAAAAGGAGGAGAAGACTGGTTTTTATTGCAGGATTCGAAACGGGTGGTGAAAACGGACGCGGGTGATGTGAGAGTGGTGAAGAATTTTGGTGGGAGGCTTTTAGAGAGAGAAATGCATATTGGGTTTATTACAATGGAACCTAAGTCTTTGTTTGTTCCTCAGTATCTTGATTCTAATCTCATCATCTTCATTCAAACAG GAGAAGCAAAGATTGGGATGATATACAGATCCGAGTTGGCGGAAAGGACATTAAAGATGGGAGATATATACAGAATCCCAGCTGGCTCAGCTTTCTACTTGGTGAACACAGGAGAAGGACAGAGACTTCATGTCATTTGCAGCATCGACCCGTCCGAGGGTTTGGGATGGGGTACTCTCCAG TCTTTCTTCATTGGTGGAGGGACCTATCCAACATCTATTCTTTCTGGTTTTGAGCCTAAAACACTCGCTACCGCCTTTAAT GCAACAATAGAGGAAGTGGAGGAGCTAATGAGCAGCCAAAGAGCTGGACCGATTATATATCTCGAGGATTCTCGAGCACCGAGCATATGGACAAAATATTTCCAGATGAAGGAAAAAGACAGACTAAAGCATATGAAGAGAATGATGGGTGAATCCATTGAAGTAGAAGAGGAATCAATATCACCGTGGTGGTCATGGAGGAAGCTATTGGATCCTTTATTCGGACAAGACGACAATGAGAAGAAAAGGCGCCAGACTAAGGGTAAATCCCCCGATTCTTACAACATCTATAAGAGAAAAGCCGACTTCAAAAATAACTACGGCTCCAGCATTGCCCTCGATGATACCGATTATGATCCTCTCAAAAATTCCGGCATTGGCGTATATTATGTGAATCTCACCGCG GGATCAATGATGGCACCGCATCTAAACCCGACGGCGACAGAATACGGAGTAGTTCTGAGTGGAACCGGAGTGATACAGATTGTGTATCCGAACGGAACACAAGCAATGAAAGCTAAAGTAGCAGTAGGGGATGTATTCTGGATTCCGAGATATTTCCCATTTTGTCAAATTGCATCAAGAACGGGTCCGTTTGAGTTCTTTGGATTCACAACCTCGGCTCGGAAGAACAGGCCACAGTTCCTGGCGGGTTCAAACTCGATCCTTAACTCGTTGAGAGGCCCCGAGCTTGCAGCTTCATTTGGAATGCCCGAGGATAGGCTATGGAACTTGATTAAAGCGCAGCGAGAGGCGGTTATATTACCTTCAGCTTCAGCCTCACCACCGGATGAGATGGAGAAGGAGGTGCCCAGGATGAAGATAAACAGCTTTGGTAAAGCTGTAATGTTGGATTTAGATTAG
- the LOC126665001 gene encoding mediator of RNA polymerase II transcription subunit 17 translates to MSEREMEGKGVEISLDKLPVKRLDSIEENGVERFPTDIGYDEKRVSLIRRIDFAWAVEKEEDDEKKKNKIKKKQKTSSKETSSATQWPWQSMMENLQLAHQELSVIIDLINTVEANDAVTVASMTRPKLLPNEHLADLAVSTATKLQSYRHLGKYFKQSAKALEQQIAREARFYGALIRLQQNWKVKRQRMAASARSNEGFTFDLFDNLFYDSASLFRSSSLSTIRIDHDSAGMLAINLPPNSCRSLRFGFLGAESDDNVKKSIKSKSSRIADHSSKEGDIESLSDNECVKATHSLLREVHQAIFDEQVFDMVNREAFSQPLGLNVTGIQENYLQLSINPGTSICISLVPSNGDDQVSDSGGHQSSESGLPLDSLDGVNLPEETHDFLKKKSIFPNWITYEIYLQQIFHEHVFIRANRLLSIGARVSGQPSKDGPGVLGHFCMSVAHRIFANKVLMELENVVCKVPYVHLISHPTWHSRTSSWTILMKVPQFTLHANSQPRTSDTKSVKNDIKKEFRSKIVVNDDCISVEAEGAPNVVGLFKGSSDDVCSMNKYDCDLADLPVIILQQVASQVIRWLHEEALSVGMKAKRGFLCLSFELEQGEVLSLVAHVDPEDSEGCISWWMSMEDSFAEERKVRMDIADEASEYRKFLGYLPLDVLYSTLMDLVSLCSGGASH, encoded by the exons ATGAGTGAACGGGAAATGGAAGGGAAAGGAGTAGAAATCTCACTGGACAAGCTTCCTGTCAAACGTCTAGACTCAATCGAAGAGAACGGCGTCGAACGCTTCCCTAC TGATATTGGATATGACGAGAAGAGAGTTTCATTGATTCGGCGAATAGATTTTGCTTGGGCggtagagaaagaagaagatgacgaaaagaagaagaataagattaagaagaagcagaagacgAGCTCTAAAGAAACCTCGTCTGCCACACAGTGGCCGTGGCAAAGTATGATGGAGAATTTGCAGTTGGCTCACCAGGAACTTTCTGTTATTATTGATCTTATCAATACT GTGGAAGCTAATGATGCTGTAACAGTGGCTAGTATGACTAGGCCAAAGCTATTACCCAATGAGCATCTGGCTGACCTTGCCGTGTCTACAGCAACAAAGCTACAAAGCTACCGA CAtcttggtaaatattttaagcaGTCTGCAAAAGCTTTGGAACAGCAGATTGCAAGGGAAGCAAGATTTTATGGCGCTCTGATCAG ATTGCAGCAAAACTGGAAAGTTAAACGGCAGCGCATGGCAGCATCTGCTCGCAGCAATGAAGGCTTCACCTTTGATCTATTTGATAATTTGTTTTATGATTCGGCATCTCTATTTCGCTCTTCTTCTCTATCTACAATTCGCATTGACCATGACTCAGCTGGCATGCTTGCTATAAATTTACCTCCGAACTCCTGCCGGTCTCTTCGTTTTGGTTTTCTTGGTGCAGAATCCGATGACAATGTAAAGAAATCCATTAAAAGTAAAAGTTCACGTATAGCTGATCATTCATCAAAAGAAGGTGACATAGAGTCTCTAAGTGATAATGAATGTGTGAAAGCAACACATTCACTCCTTCGTGAAGTTCATCAAGCAATCTTTGATGAGCAG GTGTTTGACATGGTGAACCGCGAAGCCTTCAGCCAACCATTAGGACTCAATGTGACCGGAATTCAAGAAAATTACCTACAATTGAGCATAAATCCAGGAACTTCTATTTGTATATCACTTGTGCCATCTAATGGGGATGATCAAGTCTCTGATAGTGGAGGCCACCAAAGCTCAGAATCTGGTTTACCTTTAGATTCATTAGATGGAGTAAATTTACCAGAAGAAACTCATGACTTTCTCAAGAAGAAATCGATCTTTCCTAACTGGATCACTTATGAAATATATCTTCAACAGATTTTTCATGAGCATGTGTTTATAAGAGCAAACAGGCTCCTTTCCATTGGCGCCCGTGTATCTGGTCAACCGTCAAAAGATGGGCCTGGCGTTCTTGGTCATTTCTGCATGTCTGTGGCTCACAGAATCTTTGCAAACAAAGTTCTTATGGAGTTAGAAAATGTG GTTTGTAAGGTCCCATATGTTCATTTAATAAGCCATCCCACTTGGCATTCTCGTACATCTTCATGGACGATACTTATGAAGGTTCCTCAGTTCACTCTCCATGCAAATTCTCAACCCCGAACATCTGATACCAAAAGCGTGAAGAATgatatcaaaaaggagtttcgATCTAAGATTGTGGTAAATGACGATTGCATCTCTGTAGAAGCAGAAGGTGCTCCTAATGTTGTTGGTCTATTCAAGGGCAGTTCTGATGACGTATGTTCTATGAACAAGTATGATTGTGACTTGGCTGATCTTCCTGTAATAATTCTGCAGCAG GTTGCTAGCCAGGTTATCCGCTGGCTTCACGAGGAAGCTCTTTCAGTGGGAATGAAAGCAAAACGTGGTTTTCTATGCTTGTCGTTTGAGTTGGAGCAGGGTGAAGTACTGAGCCTTGTGGCACATGTGGACCCCGAAGATAGTGAAGGATGCATATCGTGGTGGATGTCTATGGAAGACAGTTTTGCAGAAGAGAGGAAAGTTCGTATGGACATTGCAGACGAAGCATCCGAATACCGGAAGTTCTTGGGGTACCTACCTCTCGATGTATTATACTCGACGCTGATGGATCTAGTTAGTTTGTGCAGCGGAGGTGCGAGCCATTGA
- the LOC126665247 gene encoding uncharacterized protein LOC126665247, with the protein MSGGSPGGYMRQRHSQGYASGSDDLEDDACSRPQQPFSPSSPRMRSWVENMENVLWIASAIFIVYFGDRHSNMVYLLWHDGRIRRLPLYIGMIGVFLNLVIFLYTSMFAWSVRRFDEKWELSSIAALPLVTLLGIVSFFLFSFALWPIWSFLTIPLLFTLFMACMVIFPHIMIATFKQPNDTFRID; encoded by the exons ATGTCTGGTGGTTCACCTGGTGGATATATGAGACAGAGACATAGCCAAGGCTATGCCTCGGGTAGCGATGATCTTGAGGATGATGCTTGTTCCAGGCCACAGCAGCCTTTTTCGCCCTCCAGCCCTCGAATGAGGTCTTGGGTCGAAAATATGGAGAATGTTCTTTGGATTGCTTCTGCAATTTTCATTGTTTACTTTGGTGATCGACACTCCAATATGGTTTACCTGTTGTGGCATGATGGTCGAATAAGAAG ATTGCCCTTGTACATTGGGATGATTGGTGTTTTTTTGAATCTAGTCATATTCTTGTATACAAGTATGTTTGCGTGGAGTGTTAGGAGGTTTGATGAAAAATGGGAGCTATCAAGTATAGCAGCCTTGCCATTGGTTACCCTTTTGGGAATTGTCTCTTTTTTCTT GTTCTCATTTGCTTTATGGCCAATCTGGAGTTTCTTGACCATTCCTCTTCTG TTCACCCTATTTATGGCTTGCATGGTCATCTTTCCTCATATCATGATTGCGACATTTAAGCAGCCAAATGATACATTCCGAATAGATTGA
- the LOC126664929 gene encoding F-box/kelch-repeat protein At1g55270-like translates to MERGIQPPLVDTTACLCRVDAGLKTVANAKKYVPGSKLCLQPDIKPSIHPTRSKPSRGDRSRNQSPLLPGLPDDLAIACLIRVPRVEHRKLRLVCKRWYRLLAGNFFYSLRKSLGIAEEWIYVIKRDRDGKISWHAFDPVYQLWQPLPPVPKDYSEALGFGCAVLSGCHLYVFGGKDPIKGSMRRVIFYSARTNKWHRAPDMLRRRHFFGSCVMNNCLYVAGGENEGGHRSLRSAEVYDPNKNRWSFISDMSTAMVPFIGVVYEGKWFLKGLGAHRQVLSEVYQPETNSWDPVYDGMVSGWRNPSASLNGHLYALDCKDGCKLRIYDDVSDSWSKHIDSKIHLGNSQALEAAALVPLNGKLCIIRNNMSISLVDVSKSDDLRGATAEHLWATISGKGQFKTLVSNLLLSLAGRNRLKSHIVHCQVLQA, encoded by the exons ATGGAAAGAGGGATTCAACCTCCTCTG GTGGATACAACAGCTTGTTTATGTAGAGTTGATGCCGGTCTCAAAACTGTTGCCAATGCAAAAAAATATGTTCCAGGATCTAAACTATGTCTTCAACCCGATATTAAACCATCAATTCATCCCACTAGGAGCAAGCCATCACGCGGTGATAGGAGTAGGAATCAGTCTCCTCTGCTTCCAGGCCTTCCTGATGATCTAGCTATTGCTTGTCTGATCAGAGTTCCAAGGGTAGAGCACCGTAAGTTACGGCTAGTGTGCAAAAGGTGGTATCGTCTTTTGGCTGGCAATTTCTTTTACTCGCTACGGAAAAGCCTCGGAATTGCAGAGGAATGGATATATGTCATCAAGAGAGATCGAGATGGGAAAATATCTTGGCATGCATTTGATCCGGTATACCAACTTTGGCAGCCCCTTCCCCCTGTCCCGAAGGACTACTCTGAAGCCCTTGGTTTCGGGTGTGCTGTCCTTAGTGGCTGTCACCTCTACGTGTTTGGTGGTAAAGACCCGATAAAAGGATCAATGAGAAGAGTGATATTTTATAGTGCTAGGACAAATAAGTGGCATCGTGCTCCAGATATGCTTCGCCGACGACATTTTTTTGGCTCATGTGTTATGAACAACTGTTTATATGTAGCAGGTGGAGAAAATGAAGGAGGGCATCGTTCGCTGAGATCAGCTGAAGTTTACGATCCTAACAAGAATAGATGGTCCTTTATTTCGGATATGAGCACAGCAATGGTGCCCTTCATTGGGGTTGTGTATGAGGGCAAATGGTTCCTTAAGGGACTTGGAGCTCACCGGCAGGTACTAAGCGAAGTTTATCAACCGGAAACTAATAGTTGGGACCCGGTTTATGATGGCATGGTTTCCGGCTGGAGGAACCCGAGTGCTTCCCTGAACGGACACCTCTATGCTTTGGACTGTAAAGATGGGTGCAAACTTAGGATTTATGATGATGTGTCTGATTCTTGGAGCAAGCATATTGATAGTAAGATTCATTTGGGGAATTCTCAGGCATTGGAGGCAGCTGCACTCGTTCCGCTAAATGGAAAACTGTGCATCATCAGGAATAATATGAGCATTTCTTTGGTTGATGTGTCAAAATCGGATGATTTGAGGGGAGCTACTGCTGAACATTTATGGGCAACCATATCGGGTAAAGGGCAGTTTAAGACTTTGGTGAGCAACCTCTTGTTGAGCCTAGCAGGCAGGAACCGACTGAAAAGTCATATTGTTCACTGCCAGGTTCTTCAAGCATAA